The DNA segment TCGGCTTTGCGCACGAGAGCCTGTGTAAAGTCGCGCTGGGCGTTAATTACGTCGATGTTGGTACCAACTCCATTGGCCAACCTGACCCGAGCCAGTCTCAATTCTTCAGCAGAGGAGAGCACTTCTTTGGTGGCTACTTCGATTTGACGCTCGCTTGTCTGAGACTGCAAATAGCTATCGCGTACTTGCTGATAGACATTCATCACAGTCTGGTTGACTCGCAAATTGGCTTGGCGGGCGACCGCACGAGCAGACTGAATGGCAGCCAAATCTGGCACGCCCAGTGAGTTGTAGTTCCAGTCCACCTGCACACCGATTTGAGTCGATTGACGCACCTGACGATTAATCACCTGAGCTGGCACATAGGTATAACCACCAGGCACCACATTTGATGCATTAACAATGCTAGCCGAACTATTAACCGTATTGGTCTGAATCACGCTCTGAGCTGTAGGAGTCTGAGCCAGAGGCACCGCCTGCAAAGACGGGGCGGAGACTCCGTACTGACGAGTCAATGTTTGACCATTACCAGCTACTGAGCCAAAAACTGAAACTGTGGATAAAGAGGAGCAGCGGCCACCTGGATATTGCGCTTGGCGGCAATACGCAGCTCTTCAAATTGTTTGAGTTCGGGACGATTGATGATAGCCAGATTAATCAAGCGATTGATGTCGCAGCTGGGGTCGATTAGACGCACCTTGCGTACTTCTGACTCGACTGAGAGCAAATTGACTGTGGCATTTAAATTAAGATTGGTTGCAAGCGCTATAGCCGCTCTGCGCAAGTCTACTTCTTGCGTCAAAAGCCCCTGCTCATCGCGAGCCAGCTGGGTTTCGGATTGTAAGACCTGAAATCTTGTACCGGTGCCAGCCCGCTCCAGTTGTCTATTGAGATCGACTTGCGCCTTTGATACTTCTACCGCTCTAGTCTGAATCTGCAATAGGGCCTGATTGCGCACCAGCTCATAATAATTGCGAGTGAGGTTGAGCAAGGCATCATTGATAGTGGCACGGTATTGATTACGACTGGCTCTAAAGGTATGCAAATTAGAGAGAGCGCCAAACATGACGCTACCGCCTCTAAAGCCATAAAAGCGATAACCTGCCGATACAGTGACAAAGGGATTGGCAAAATTAATGGGAATGGTACCGCCAATGAGCGTACTACCTTCTTGATAGAGACTGCGGTACTGCATCAGAGCATCTGGCAAAAAGCGACCAAAAGCGCCCACCGAGTTCCATTTATTTTGAGAGACGACTTCGCGCTGGATACGGATGTCGAGATTATTGTCGAGGCAGTATTGCACCACTTCTCTCAGCGAAATAGGCTGAGTGTAACTGGCCTCCAGCCTGATTGGCGGCAATGTATTGGATAAAGGCATGAGCTGATCGCCCATGGGTAAGCGCAATTCGATGGCCTCACCTTGTAAGAATTTTTGACGAAAACTCTCAGCTTGAGTATTAATGACCTCATAGTCATCTCGTCTTAACCCTGGATTGAGCCCGCTGGCGTCACCAGTCACTCTCGCTTGATCGGCGGATAAGCCAGTGACCGGACCAATGCCCGGAGCCCCCGGGTTTATAGGGCGGTCAGGCGGTGGCGCATCTACTTTATCTAATGATGTATTGGGTGGGGGTAGGGCTGTGGAGCCGGGAGGTAAATTGCTGGCATTGCTACTAGCCGGGCTGCTTGTAGCTGCATCAGTGTTGTAGCTGCCGGGAGAAGGCACGCCGCCACCTGTAGTCTGCGCCAGAGCAGGGCTGAGACAGAGACTGCCAGCAATGGTTGTAAGTAAAAGTCGATTTACTTTAGTTCTAAATTGCAATTGGGATTCCAGATATAACATTGGTCTATTTCACCAGGGCTTGTACAGCTTTGAAGTCAGCAGTGCCGGCTTCCTTTAACATTTCAAATAATGCCATTTCCACCACAGTTAAAAGCGCCCCGCTGGCATGCATTTTGGCCAGAGCGCTTGCTTTGTTGGCTGGATTGCGGCTACCCACAGCGTCTGAGACCACATGGACCTGATAGCCCTGGGCCAAAAGCTCATGGACAGACTGATTGACACAAACATGGGTCTCAATACCGCAAACAATAACCTGGGAGCGGTCTAGAGACTTCAAATAGGCGTCAAAACCAGATGCTCCAGTGACCGGGAAGCAGTTTTTTTCAAAAGTCCTGGTCTGCCCGCAAGCTTCCACGATTTCAGCCACTGTCGGACCGAGACCTTTGACATATTGCTCTGTGATAATCACAGGCAAATTGAGAATTTTGGCTGATTGGGCCAGCACACAGATATTTTTGACCAGTTGTGCAAACTGATCGATATGAGGAGCAAAACGCTCCTGCACGTCGATGACCACAAGACAGGCCTTCTGTGCATCAAGAAGATTATTGTGCCTGCTCACGATATCAAGAGCCTCCAAAGCCAGAGAGCATCAGAAGATTATCAGGATGTGGTCACCATTTGGTGAATATCGACCCAATTATTGCAGCCTGGCGTAGTTATGATTTACTCAGGTACGGGTCAGGCATTTATCCAGTGTAAACAAGGCTTTATGCAGGGCTTTTATCTGCCAGGCAATCTATGCTATAAAAGGCAAGATAAGGGGCGTTAGCGCAGTTGGTAGCGCGCTTCAATGGCATTGAAGAGGTCACGAGTTCGACTCTCGTACGCTCCACCATCTTATACAAAGGCTCTTCCGGTTGTGGAGAGCCTTTTGTTTTGGCCCTGAGGGGATACTCAAGCAGCTATTGCTAAAAAGTTGGTTAAAATGAAACCTACTACTTTAATAGCTTAAACAAATGGCCAAAAGACCAAACAACCTGGTACTTGTCACTCCCTTTGTAATGGTAATAATCGGTGTGATTGCCGTGAGCTACAGCACAGTAATCCACTTTTTTGACCATATTCAAGCGATGATGACTGTGGTCAAGCACCCGACTAAGGCCGACTTTAGTGCCTACACTCGGCTCTTGCAAAAGCATGTAAAACCCGTAGAAATCAAAAATCTGCTCGACTATAAAGCAATCAAGAAAGACCCAGATTTGGATGCCGCCATCAAAGAGCTAGCAGTGACCAGTCCAGATAAGCTCGATGAGTTGGACCGCGCACTTTACTGGATCAATGCTTACAATTTGCTCGCCATCAAATGTATCGCCGACCGCTTTCCCGTTGAGTCTGGCAAACAAACCAGTTCGGATTTGCACAAAAGACTCTTTGTAGTGGGTGGCAAAAACATCTGTGTAGGCGACATATTGAGCACAAAAATACATCCAGCCATTAAGGGCGATGAATTTACCCCCTGTGACGAAAGACTTGTCTATCTCACCTGCCGCGGCACAATGGGTGAGCCCAACGTGCTCAATCATGCCATCACACGCGAGACTCTGGCCGAAGATATCGCTACCAATATGAAGAGCTTTATCGAAAACCGCCTTACTACTTATATCACCCGCGATGGCAAAACCTTTTATATCTCACCGTGGTTTGAATGGCACCGCCGTGTCTTTGGTCTCAAGCATAGAGAAATGCATGCCTATGTACTGTCTTTGATGAGGCCGGAAGAACGTCGTGAAAACGGACTTTACTGCTTGCGCAGCACCTTTCCTAAATTTGATTGGAGAATCAATGACATCAAGTGTAGCAATCAGGTCCTGCCGCCCAACACAGACACCACAGAATATCAAAACGAAAACGACTAAGCTCTGGCAGTCCGCTCTGGTGCTGAGCGCCAGCTTAAGTCTTTATGCCTGCGGAATAAAGGCGCAGGAAGCACCTGTAATCAGAGCAACAGCGATTGCCAAACCCAAACCAGTTAAACGGGTCAGACCAACCTTGAGTGCTGCCACACCGCTAATTGTTGTCTATCCTCCACCACAAACAACGGTCAATGCTCCATCTAGTTTTATTATCGGCGCCACTTATCCGGGCACGGCACTGACACTGAGCAATAACCAGAGCGGTCTAAAAAGCGCGGTGACACTTAATAGTGATGGCTATTTTGCCCAGGTCATACCGCTTGCCAGAGGGAGCAATAGCTTTGAGTTAGGCTTTAGCGGACCATCCGGTAGCTACAAAAAACAATCCAAATCAGTCGCGAAAAACTCAAAGGAGCAATCGCCGCTAATACATTTGCAATAGATAAAAACAGCCTGGAGCCTGCCGAAGACCGGGGTGTAACGGCTGGAGATATTGTCGAATTCTGCTGCCGGGCCACGCCCAATTGCCAGGTGGAAGTTGAACTGGGCAGCAAAAAAATCAAGCTCACACCTCTCGCCACTCTGCGCAACGCCCTCAAAAATAGTCACGGTAAAGCCCCGGCCAACCCCCTCAACAAAGGTCTAGAAACAGCCTACGGGCAAGTTTTCCAGCGCTATCCAGCCAACTCGCCAGATCTCTATGTGGGCTTATATAAAATCCAGCCAGGTGATAATTTTGCCGGGGCTCATCCTGTCTTTACTCTCAAAAATGCCAGTCAGTCAGAGAGTGTCGCTCTCGGTACGACCATCGAAGTAATAAATCAACCGCGCATGGCTCATACAGTACACGACGAAACTATCGTGCGCGTCGCCCCCGAACTAGCCCGGCTTACGCCTTTGCCGGAGGGTGTCAGAGTCCTGACAGACGGCTATCAAAAAGACTCAATACGGGTACTCTACAAAACAGGCAAACATGTCTGGATCAAAAAAGAAGATCTAGCATTTGAAGACCCTGCTGCACCCGCACCACGGGCGACACCAACAACTATCCAGGTACAAAAAGACAGCTATGGCGAGATCATCACGTTACCCTTGCAGGAGCGGCTGCCTTTTATCATCGAACAGAGTCTCACGCCCAACAAACTAGTGCTCAAGCTCTATGGCGGCACAGCTAACACTGACTGGGTTTATCAGGCTCCCGAAAACGATACAGATTCACAACTAATAGAAAACATCGCCTGGAAGCAACCAGAAGACAATGTCTACGAACTGGATTTAAGCCTTAAAGCTGGTAGACAATGGGGCTACTATGCAGACTATGATGACAACAATCTCAACTTGCATATCAAATACCCGCCAGCGTTAACACCGCTAGCCCAGGGCAATAGCGGACCGAGACTAGCAGGACTCAAAGTTTGCATCGATCCCGGTCACGGTGGCACCGAGAGTGGTGCACTTGGTCCCTCTGGTATAACCGAGGCCGAAATCAACCTGGCTATCGCGCTAAAGCTAAAGACATTACTGGAAGCGGAAGGCGTCAATGTTTGCATGACACGCACTGAAGATACCGATGTCTCACTGCAAGACCGGGTAGATTTTGCCAGAGACCATAAAGTAGATTTGCTCATATCAGTCCACAACAATGCCCTGCCTGATGGTCGAGATCCGCTCAAAGAACACGGTACCAGCACCTATCGCTATCAGCCCCAGTCAGTAGAGCTGGCTCGTACCTTAAAAAACAGTATGGTTAAGGAGCTCGGCTTACCAGATCTCGGCGCCCGTTACCAAAACCTCGCTCTTTGCCGCCCCACCGCGATGCAAGCAGTGCTCCTGGAAGTAGCTTTTGTGGTCAATCCTGACGAATACTCACATCTCATTAACAACGAATGGCAGGCAAAAGCAGCAAAATCAATGCTAAATGGTATGCTCTCTTACTTTGGTCGGCAGTGACCGGCTTAAGCCGACTTTACAAGAGGGAAAGCGGTCGTTGAAAGATAAGATAGCGGCTATTGATATAGGCAATTCCAGCATCTGCCTGGCACTATTTGCCGGCGACGAGCTTTTGAGCACCTATACAACGCCCACTCAAAATCCCGAAGAAGCAGCAAAATGTCTGCAGACGCTCGACAAAGAAAATAATTTGTCCTGCATTGCGGTAGCATCGGTAGTACCAGAAGCAAGAGACGCTGTCACCGCCGCTTTTGACCATGAGCGGGTTTACAACGTTAATCCTAAAAACCAGAGTTTGATCAAAAACATCTACGAAACCCTGGGCGCAGATCGACTGGCCAACTGTATTGCCGCCCGAAGAATCTATACCAAAACAGCACCAGCAGCCGCTATCCTTGATTTTGGCACAGCCACTACTCTCACGGCTGTATCTGCCGATGGCACATTTTTAGGGGGTCTGATAACTCTCGGCTTGATGCGCACACTCAGCTCTCTCAGCACATCCACAGCCCAGCTCCCCAAAACGCGCATATCCAGGGATTTACTGGAAGCAGCAGTGCTCGGACCAGCCTTTGACACCGAAAGCGCCATATTAAACGGCACTCTACTGGCGCACCTGGGACTGGTACATAACTGGCTTTTAACGGTCAAAAAGGAGCTACCCGAAGGCACTGTAACAATAGTCACAGGTGGGCTCTCATCGATACTCGGGCCACTAATAAGCCGCGACTACGATGTCATTGTTGATCAGATGTTGACCCTTAAGGGAATTAAACTTGCTGCCGAGGAGGCAGTGGTCCCAGCGGATCGAGATTAAAAGCTCTCTCCAGTTCCTGGCGGTAACTCATATTAGTCAGAGCTTCCACCGAATATAGTTCGTCGTGCCAGTAACTAGCCTCACGTTCCTTCAAATCTTCCAATCTCTGAAGCAGGTTGGCTGGAATCAGCTCGTCTCGCATTAATGCCTCGAATCTAGTGTTTGTTGAATTAGACTTTATCGTGCCTGGTAAATTTTTATGCCATCTTGGGTGGTGCCAATTTGTGGATTGCAGTGCATCGATTTGTTTATCAGTTTAGATGCTCTTGAAAGGATAGCAATGCTTGACTTCTCCGGGGCGTTGAGAGAAAAGCGCACAGGCTGTGGCTTTCAAATTTGTCTACTTAAAATCTTGCCTTAGAGTTTGACAATATATACTCCGTACTGCATTGCCAACTCCCTGGAAGAAATCTCCGAATATACAGAAAAAAGAACAACGTCTTATAATGAACAGATGAATTTGAAATTACGTTTGGAAAAATTATGTGACTCTCGCGCCTGGGTAAGATTGGCTTTTGGCGATGGCACGGCACTGACCGGTCGAGTCACTCGCATTGGCCAGGATTATGTCGAGCTTGAGAGCTTTGGCGAACCAGATAAGCGCACGCCGCCTGAATACTCCAAACACCTTGTACCGCTTGGTCTTATAAAATTTCTCACAGTGGAGTCTCCCGCTTTTGCAGAGCATGAGCGCAGAAGACTAAATTACACATCCCGCTTGGATTTTAATCAGGATAACGAGAGATAGACTAAACAGTAGTCTTTTCCACTTTAGCAAATTTGGCACGGCGCTTTTCAGCCCAGCCTTCCATTATTTCTTGACGGGCACGCCCGACAACAAGTGCGCCAGCAGGCACATCTTTGGTGACCACAGTACCAGCGGCAACGACAGCTTGCTCCTGGACAGTGACCGGTGCTACAAGCACCGAATTACTACCAGTAGAAGCTCCGTCACCAAGTGTGGTGCGCTCTTTGCGCTTAGTGATGTGATCATAGTTGGCAGTAATTGTGCCAGCGCCGATATTGACGTTGTTACCCAGTGTCGTATCTCCGATATAGGAGAGATGGCCGACATTGGTGTGATTGCCTACAGTGGCTTTTTTGAGTTCGACAAAATTACCAATCTTG comes from the Candidatus Obscuribacter sp. genome and includes:
- a CDS encoding TolC family protein produces the protein MTRQYGVSAPSLQAVPLAQTPTAQSVIQTNTVNSSASIVNASNVVPGGYTYVPAQVINRQVRQSTQIGVQVDWNYNSLGVPDLAAIQSARAVARQANLRVNQTVMNVYQQVRDSYLQSQTSERQIEVATKEVLSSAEELRLARVRLANGVGTNIDVINAQRDFTQALVRKADAIIQFNILQAQLLRDIGVISYDSLTSGRLMR
- a CDS encoding TolC family protein; amino-acid sequence: MQFRTKVNRLLLTTIAGSLCLSPALAQTTGGGVPSPGSYNTDAATSSPASSNASNLPPGSTALPPPNTSLDKVDAPPPDRPINPGAPGIGPVTGLSADQARVTGDASGLNPGLRRDDYEVINTQAESFRQKFLQGEAIELRLPMGDQLMPLSNTLPPIRLEASYTQPISLREVVQYCLDNNLDIRIQREVVSQNKWNSVGAFGRFLPDALMQYRSLYQEGSTLIGGTIPINFANPFVTVSAGYRFYGFRGGSVMFGALSNLHTFRASRNQYRATINDALLNLTRNYYELVRNQALLQIQTRAVEVSKAQVDLNRQLERAGTGTRFQVLQSETQLARDEQGLLTQEVDLRRAAIALATNLNLNATVNLLSVESEVRKVRLIDPSCDINRLINLAIINRPELKQFEELRIAAKRNIQVAAAPLYPQFQFLAQ
- a CDS encoding hydrolase, yielding MSRHNNLLDAQKACLVVIDVQERFAPHIDQFAQLVKNICVLAQSAKILNLPVIITEQYVKGLGPTVAEIVEACGQTRTFEKNCFPVTGASGFDAYLKSLDRSQVIVCGIETHVCVNQSVHELLAQGYQVHVVSDAVGSRNPANKASALAKMHASGALLTVVEMALFEMLKEAGTADFKAVQALVK
- a CDS encoding DUF547 domain-containing protein, with translation MAKRPNNLVLVTPFVMVIIGVIAVSYSTVIHFFDHIQAMMTVVKHPTKADFSAYTRLLQKHVKPVEIKNLLDYKAIKKDPDLDAAIKELAVTSPDKLDELDRALYWINAYNLLAIKCIADRFPVESGKQTSSDLHKRLFVVGGKNICVGDILSTKIHPAIKGDEFTPCDERLVYLTCRGTMGEPNVLNHAITRETLAEDIATNMKSFIENRLTTYITRDGKTFYISPWFEWHRRVFGLKHREMHAYVLSLMRPEERRENGLYCLRSTFPKFDWRINDIKCSNQVLPPNTDTTEYQNEND
- a CDS encoding N-acetylmuramoyl-L-alanine amidase; translated protein: MEVELGSKKIKLTPLATLRNALKNSHGKAPANPLNKGLETAYGQVFQRYPANSPDLYVGLYKIQPGDNFAGAHPVFTLKNASQSESVALGTTIEVINQPRMAHTVHDETIVRVAPELARLTPLPEGVRVLTDGYQKDSIRVLYKTGKHVWIKKEDLAFEDPAAPAPRATPTTIQVQKDSYGEIITLPLQERLPFIIEQSLTPNKLVLKLYGGTANTDWVYQAPENDTDSQLIENIAWKQPEDNVYELDLSLKAGRQWGYYADYDDNNLNLHIKYPPALTPLAQGNSGPRLAGLKVCIDPGHGGTESGALGPSGITEAEINLAIALKLKTLLEAEGVNVCMTRTEDTDVSLQDRVDFARDHKVDLLISVHNNALPDGRDPLKEHGTSTYRYQPQSVELARTLKNSMVKELGLPDLGARYQNLALCRPTAMQAVLLEVAFVVNPDEYSHLINNEWQAKAAKSMLNGMLSYFGRQ
- a CDS encoding type III pantothenate kinase: MKDKIAAIDIGNSSICLALFAGDELLSTYTTPTQNPEEAAKCLQTLDKENNLSCIAVASVVPEARDAVTAAFDHERVYNVNPKNQSLIKNIYETLGADRLANCIAARRIYTKTAPAAAILDFGTATTLTAVSADGTFLGGLITLGLMRTLSSLSTSTAQLPKTRISRDLLEAAVLGPAFDTESAILNGTLLAHLGLVHNWLLTVKKELPEGTVTIVTGGLSSILGPLISRDYDVIVDQMLTLKGIKLAAEEAVVPADRD